The window GCCGCCAGGCGCCGGTATGAGTGAGAGCGGGCTGAAGGGACGCCGGGTCGCGCTCGGCATCAGCGGCGGCATCGCGGCCTACAAGGCGATCGAGTGCGTCCGGCTGCTCACCGGGGCCGGTGCCGAGGTTCGGGTGCTGATGACGCCGGAGGCGACCCGGTTCGTGACGCCCCTGACGCTCGAGGCCCTCTCCTACAACCCCGTTGCCGCGGATTGGCTCGCGCCGCAGGGTGGGGGAGAGACCCACATCAGCCTGGCGGCGTGGGCCGACGTGATCGCCATCGTTCCGGCGACCGCCAACACGATGGCGAAGCTGGCCCTGGGATTCGCCGATGAGATCGTATCGGGGACGGTGCTGGCGAGTCGCGCCCCGCTGGTGATCGCCCCCGCGATGAACGACGTGATGCTGACCCAGCAGCCAACCCAGGATCATCTGAACGCGCTACGGGCGCGACGCGCGGTCATCGTCGAGCCGGCGAGCGGGCGCCTGGCCTCGGGCCAGCCCGGGGTGGGGCGGTTAGCGTCAGCTGAGCGGATCGTCGCCGTCATCGAGGCGGTGCTGGCGGGGCGTCGCACCCTCGACGGCCTGCGCGTGGTCGTCAGCGCGGGTGGCACTCGGGAAGCGGTCGATCCCGTGCGCTATGTCGGGAATTTCTCCAGCGGAAAGATGGGCCGCGCGCTCGCCGAGGTGGCGGCGGCGCGGGGCGCAGACGTGACCCTGGTGACGACCGTGCCGTCCAGCCCCGAAGGGATGGCGGAGGTCGTGGTCGGCAGCGCGACCGAAATGCTGAAGGCCCTGGAGCAGGCCTGCGCCGATGCCGACATCCTGGTCATGGCGGCGGCGGTCGCCGACTACGTTCCCGAGCAGGTCGCCGCCTCGAAGCTGCGGCGCACCGATCGTCCCATGGAGCTGCGACTGCGACCGACCGTCGACATCCTGAAGACACTCGGGCCTCGTCCTGGGCTCTATCGCGTGGGCTTCGCGGCGGAAACGGAAGACCTGCGCGCCCAGGCGCAACAGAAGCTCCGCGCCAAGCAGCTGGACATGATTGTCGCCAACCAGGTCGGCGTCGATGGGCAGGGCCTCGCCAGCGACTTCAACGCCGTCACCATCGTGACGCCCGCGGGCGTCGTCGCGGAGGTGCCACGACTGCCAAAGCCAGAGGTGGCCGGGCGCATCTGGGATGCGATCGATGCCGGTCGGAACCGCGGCGCCTGAGGCGCTGCGCCCGATCGCGCAAGTTGCTGTCGAGGCGCGCGTCGGGAGTCAGACCGGGCTCTTCGATTACGCCGTCCCCGAGGCGCTGATCGGGCTGATCGAGGTCGGACACCGGGTCCGAGTCCCCTTCGGGAAGCGCACGGTGACCGGTTTCGTCTACGCACTCGATCGGGGACCAACGGTCCTTACGCTCAAACCGATCGAGGCGTTGCTCGATGCCGAACCGGTGCTCCCGTCGCCGCTGGTGGAGCTGGCCGGCTTCGTCGCCGCCCATTACCTGGTGCCGCTCGATGAGGTGATCCGGGCCATCGTGCCGCCTCGGGTCCGCGCCGTCGTCCGCAGGACAGTGAAGCGTCGCCGGCAGAGTCGCATCCTGCGCCAGGCCGCCGAAGTCAGCGTGCCTGCAACCGTCGTGCTCGAACCGGCGCAGGAAGCGGCTCGGGCGCGGATCGCGATCGCCCTCGCCCGCCAGGAGTCGGAGGTATTCCTGCTGCACGGCGTCACGGGCAGCGGCAAGACCGAGGTCTACCTGGCCCTGCTCGACCAGGTGCTGGCCAGCGGAGGGCAGGGGCTGGTGCTGGTGCCCGAGATCGCGCTCACGCCGCAGACCGTGGGGCGCTTTGCCGCGCGCTTCCCAGGCCGGCTGGCCGTGCTGCACAGCGCCCTGACCGAGGCGGAGCGGGCCGCCGAGTGGTGGCGGATCCGGCGTGGTGAGGCCGACATCGTCATCGGGCCGCGCGCCGCCGTCTTCGCGCCGCTGCCACGGCTTCGCCTGATCGCGATCGACGAAGAGGAATCGTCCGCCTTCAAGCAGGACCGCATCCCCCGCTACCACGCGCCCACGGTGGCGCGCTGGCTGGCTGATCGGACCCGGTCCGTGCTGGTCCTGGGCAGCGCCACGCCCAGTGTGGTGACCTACGCCGACGCGCTTGCGGGCCGTGAGCATCTCCTGGAGCTCCCCCATCGTGCCCAGGGACGGCCCCTGCCCCCCGTGACCGTGGTCGACATGCGAGGGGAGATCGGCGCGCAACACTTCAGCCCGCTGAGCAGGGAGCTGCAGGCGGCGATGGTTGCCTCGCTCGACCGACGGGAGCAATCGATCCTCTTCCTGAACCGGCGCGGACTGGCGACGTTCGTCCTCTGCCGCGATTGCGGCCAGGCGCGCGAATGTCCGCATTGCAGCGTGGCGCTCGTCTATCACGCCTCGCTGGGCCGCCTCCAGTGCCACTATTGCGGCAGCACCGAACCGCTCCCGAGACGCTGCCCCGCCTGCGGCAGCCGCTACATCAAGAGCTTCGGCGTGGGCACGGAACGTATCGAGCAAGAGGTCCGCGCGCTGTTTCCCAGTGCGCGCGTGATCCGGCTCGACCGGGATGTGATGAAGACGCCGGACGCGGCCGACCTCGTTTTCGACCAGATGCGCTCGGGTGGGGCGGACGTGCTGGTGGGCACCCAGCTCGTGGCGAAGGGGCTGGACCTGCCGAACGTGACCACCGTCGGGGTCGTCAACGCCGATACCAGCCTGCATTTTCCCGACTACCGTTCGTCGGAGCGGACCTTCAGCCTGCTGACCCAGGTGGCGGGCAGAGCCGGTCGTGGCAGCGCGGCGTCACAGGTGTTCATCCAGACCTACACGCCCGATCATCCCGCGATCCGCCACGCCCGCTACCACGATTACCGCGGCTTCTTTCGTGAGGAGCGTGCAATCCGGGCGCAGTATCGATTCCCTCCGTATGCCGAGCTGATCGTGGCGACCTATGGACACCGAGACGAGGCCCGCGCGGAGCGAGAGGCGAAGGCGGCTGGCGAACATTTGTCTGCTACAATCGCGCTGCTCAATTTGGGCGACATCGAGGTCCTCGGACCGTCTCCCGCGTTTGTCTACCGCCTCAAGGACGAGTTCCGCTTCGAGGTGACCCTCAAGGGGAGCGACCTGCACCGGGTGGCGGACGGCTTACCGCGCGGCCGGGGCTGGGTCCTCGACGTCGACCCGATGTAAGTGAGAAAGCAATGGCCGTCCTTCCGATCCTGACCCAGGAAGCGCCGATCCTTCGCCAGAAGGCGAAGCGGGTGGCGCGTGTCGACAGCAGCATCCGCCAGCTGATCGACGACATGGTGGATACCATGGTCGCCGCCCCCGGTGTCGGGCTGGCAGCGCCCCAGGTCGGTGTCGGGCTCCGGGTCGTCGTGATCAAGACCGACACCAACCTGCACACGCTCGTCAACCCCGAGATGGTGAAGTGGGAGGGCGAGCAGATCGGCCTCGAAGGCTGTCTCTCGGTACCGGGCTACGTCGGCGAGGTCAAACGCTACATGCAGGTGGTGGCGCGCGGGCTCAACCGCCAGGGCAAGCCGGTGAAGATCAAGGGCGATGCGCTGCTCGCCCGCGCGATCCAGCACGAGATCGACCACCTCGACGGCATCCTCTTCACCGACCGGCTGACGAGCCTGGATACGCTGCGCAAAGTGGAACCCGAAGAGCAGGAGAAGGAAGCGGAACTCGTCGGCGCCTGACGCTGCGTTGCGCATCGTGTTCGCCGGGACAGCCACCTTCGGCCAGCCGACCTTGACCGCGCTGCGAGAGGCCGGTCACGAGATCACCTTGGTGGTGACGCAACCCGACCGGGTCGCGGGGCGCGGACTCCAGGTCATGCCGTCGGGCATCAAACAGCTCGCCCAGGAAGTCGGTCTCGAGGTCTTTCAGCCCGAGCGCATCA of the Candidatus Dormiibacterota bacterium genome contains:
- the coaBC gene encoding bifunctional phosphopantothenoylcysteine decarboxylase/phosphopantothenate--cysteine ligase CoaBC, whose product is MSESGLKGRRVALGISGGIAAYKAIECVRLLTGAGAEVRVLMTPEATRFVTPLTLEALSYNPVAADWLAPQGGGETHISLAAWADVIAIVPATANTMAKLALGFADEIVSGTVLASRAPLVIAPAMNDVMLTQQPTQDHLNALRARRAVIVEPASGRLASGQPGVGRLASAERIVAVIEAVLAGRRTLDGLRVVVSAGGTREAVDPVRYVGNFSSGKMGRALAEVAAARGADVTLVTTVPSSPEGMAEVVVGSATEMLKALEQACADADILVMAAAVADYVPEQVAASKLRRTDRPMELRLRPTVDILKTLGPRPGLYRVGFAAETEDLRAQAQQKLRAKQLDMIVANQVGVDGQGLASDFNAVTIVTPAGVVAEVPRLPKPEVAGRIWDAIDAGRNRGA
- the priA gene encoding primosomal protein N', giving the protein MPVGTAAPEALRPIAQVAVEARVGSQTGLFDYAVPEALIGLIEVGHRVRVPFGKRTVTGFVYALDRGPTVLTLKPIEALLDAEPVLPSPLVELAGFVAAHYLVPLDEVIRAIVPPRVRAVVRRTVKRRRQSRILRQAAEVSVPATVVLEPAQEAARARIAIALARQESEVFLLHGVTGSGKTEVYLALLDQVLASGGQGLVLVPEIALTPQTVGRFAARFPGRLAVLHSALTEAERAAEWWRIRRGEADIVIGPRAAVFAPLPRLRLIAIDEEESSAFKQDRIPRYHAPTVARWLADRTRSVLVLGSATPSVVTYADALAGREHLLELPHRAQGRPLPPVTVVDMRGEIGAQHFSPLSRELQAAMVASLDRREQSILFLNRRGLATFVLCRDCGQARECPHCSVALVYHASLGRLQCHYCGSTEPLPRRCPACGSRYIKSFGVGTERIEQEVRALFPSARVIRLDRDVMKTPDAADLVFDQMRSGGADVLVGTQLVAKGLDLPNVTTVGVVNADTSLHFPDYRSSERTFSLLTQVAGRAGRGSAASQVFIQTYTPDHPAIRHARYHDYRGFFREERAIRAQYRFPPYAELIVATYGHRDEARAEREAKAAGEHLSATIALLNLGDIEVLGPSPAFVYRLKDEFRFEVTLKGSDLHRVADGLPRGRGWVLDVDPM
- the def gene encoding peptide deformylase; translated protein: MAVLPILTQEAPILRQKAKRVARVDSSIRQLIDDMVDTMVAAPGVGLAAPQVGVGLRVVVIKTDTNLHTLVNPEMVKWEGEQIGLEGCLSVPGYVGEVKRYMQVVARGLNRQGKPVKIKGDALLARAIQHEIDHLDGILFTDRLTSLDTLRKVEPEEQEKEAELVGA